The proteins below come from a single Plantactinospora sp. KBS50 genomic window:
- a CDS encoding ABC transporter ATP-binding protein, with protein sequence MTLGTSTDRTASPTGPPTDGTRPDIASWRGRAVDVDADRTAAEDTSALAVALLRARSRALLRSLLRPHRRLLLVTVLLLLVQNAAAMAGPYLVMLGIDRAIGPLKAGNWAPLTAIGVVFVLAAFADYAGKRGFLTLSARIGQAVLFDLRRRVYDHFLRLSVGFHERYTSGRVVARLTSDMDSIAELADGGIDDLVLAALSIVSVAGILLWLDTPLAAATLLAFPFLLALSVWFARASAVAYRRTREAIALVIVHFVESLGGIRAVQAFRREPRNQQIFDAVNEDYRKVNLRAFRLLAKYSPGIKVIGNVTIAVVLTYGGWRVLHGRMGVGVLAAFLLYLRRFFEPMQELSQFYNSLQSATAALEKLSGVLDERPAVAEPDPPVALPTGAGRGRIEFRGVSFGYRPDTLILPELDLAVPAGQTVALVGATGAGKSTIAKLVSRFYDPTGGSVLLDGVNLRDVAEGDLRRAVVMVTQETHLFAGTVADNIRFGRPEATDEQVVAAAQAIGADGFIAALPDGYDTDVHRRGGRLSAGQRQLVAFARAFLADPAVLILDEATSALDVPSERLVQRALRTILHERTALVIAHRLSTVEIADRVLVLEQGRIVEDGPPGELVDTGGRYAALHQQWRDSLV encoded by the coding sequence ATGACGCTCGGCACCTCGACCGACCGGACCGCCTCGCCGACCGGACCGCCGACCGACGGGACGCGCCCGGACATCGCCAGTTGGCGGGGCCGGGCCGTCGATGTCGACGCCGACCGGACCGCCGCCGAGGACACCAGCGCGCTCGCGGTGGCGCTGCTGCGCGCCCGCAGCCGGGCGCTGCTGCGTTCGCTGCTCCGCCCGCACCGGCGGCTGCTGCTCGTGACGGTGCTGCTGCTGCTCGTGCAGAACGCCGCGGCGATGGCCGGACCGTACCTGGTGATGCTCGGCATCGACCGGGCGATCGGGCCGCTCAAGGCCGGGAACTGGGCGCCGCTGACCGCGATCGGCGTGGTCTTCGTGCTGGCCGCCTTCGCCGACTACGCGGGCAAGCGCGGCTTCCTCACCCTGTCCGCCCGGATCGGCCAGGCCGTGCTGTTCGACCTGCGCCGCCGGGTGTACGACCACTTCCTGCGGCTGTCCGTCGGCTTCCACGAGCGGTACACCTCCGGCCGGGTGGTGGCCCGGTTGACCAGCGACATGGACTCGATCGCCGAACTCGCCGACGGCGGCATCGACGACCTCGTGCTGGCCGCCCTGTCGATCGTCTCGGTGGCCGGCATCCTGCTCTGGCTGGACACCCCGCTGGCCGCCGCGACGCTGCTGGCCTTCCCGTTCCTGCTCGCGCTGTCGGTCTGGTTCGCCCGGGCCAGCGCGGTGGCCTACCGGCGCACCCGCGAGGCCATCGCGCTGGTGATCGTGCACTTCGTCGAGTCGCTCGGCGGCATCCGCGCGGTGCAGGCGTTCCGTCGGGAGCCGCGCAACCAGCAGATCTTCGACGCGGTGAACGAGGACTACCGGAAGGTGAACCTGCGCGCCTTCCGGCTGCTCGCCAAGTACTCGCCGGGCATCAAGGTGATCGGCAACGTCACCATCGCGGTGGTGCTCACCTACGGCGGTTGGCGGGTGCTGCACGGCCGGATGGGCGTCGGCGTGCTGGCGGCGTTCCTGCTCTACCTGCGCCGCTTCTTCGAGCCGATGCAGGAGCTGAGCCAGTTCTACAACTCCCTCCAGTCGGCCACCGCCGCGCTGGAGAAGCTCTCCGGCGTACTGGACGAACGTCCGGCGGTGGCCGAGCCGGACCCGCCCGTCGCGCTGCCCACGGGAGCCGGACGCGGCCGGATCGAGTTCCGGGGCGTGAGCTTCGGCTACCGGCCGGACACGCTGATCCTGCCCGAACTCGACCTCGCGGTGCCGGCCGGGCAGACCGTGGCGCTGGTCGGGGCGACCGGCGCCGGCAAGTCCACCATCGCCAAGCTGGTCTCCCGGTTCTACGACCCGACCGGCGGCAGCGTCCTGCTGGACGGGGTGAACCTGCGCGACGTCGCCGAGGGCGACCTGCGGCGGGCGGTGGTGATGGTCACCCAGGAGACCCACCTGTTCGCCGGCACCGTGGCGGACAACATCCGCTTCGGCCGTCCCGAGGCCACCGACGAGCAGGTGGTGGCGGCGGCCCAAGCGATCGGCGCCGACGGCTTCATCGCCGCCCTTCCGGACGGCTACGACACCGACGTGCACCGCCGGGGCGGCCGGCTCTCCGCCGGGCAGCGGCAGCTCGTGGCGTTCGCCCGGGCGTTCCTCGCCGACCCGGCGGTGCTGATCCTCGACGAGGCCACCTCGGCGCTGGACGTGCCGAGCGAACGGCTGGTGCAGCGGGCGCTGCGGACCATCCTGCACGAACGCACCGCGCTGGTGATCGCGCACCGGCTGTCGACCGTGGAGATCGCCGACCGGGTGCTGGTGCTCGAACAGGGTCGGATCGTCGAGGACGGGCCGCCGGGCGAGCTGGTCGACACCGGCGGCCGGTACGCCGCGCTGCACCAGCAGTGGCGCGACAGCCTGGTGTGA